One Rhodoflexus caldus genomic window, AACACCGTTGATTGGCGGTTTTGTGGCAGACCGATTCTGGGGCAACCGTCGTTCCATCCTTGTTGGCGGCATTCTGATGGCATTAGGGCAATTCTCGCTTTTCACCTCCGCCATGTTTAGAGAGGTAGAAGGATTTGGTGTAATATCGCTCTTTACGGGTTTGGGGCTGATGATTGTCGGTAACGGCTTTTTCAAACCCAACATTTCCTCTATGGTAGGCTCGCTGTATGCACCCAACGACTCCCGCCGCGATTCGGCATATACTATTTTCTACCTCGGCATCAACATCGGTGCATTCCTTGGCAACCTGATTACCAGCACCGTTGGCGATACCGGCAATCCCGATGATTTCAAGTGGGCGTTTTTGGCCGTGGGTATTGCCATGACATTAGGCACGCTCATTTTTCAATGGGGTAAAGACCGCTACCTCTATTCATGGGAAGGCAACCCTGTGGGGATGACTCCCGCAGACTCTCCGGGGGTTAAACAAGTTTATTTCTGGCTACCTGTACTCTTGCTCGTAAGCCTTGGCGTGCTGTACATTGACGCTTTTGTTTATAACATCGTATTCCCGATTCTGATTGTTTCCGCACTGGTGATTGCCTACATCGTATTTGCCGATAAATCGCTTACAAGCGTGGACAGAGAAAAGGTGGCGGTAATTTTCATCGTTTCGTTCTTCGTGATTTTCTTCTGGGCAACTTTTGAGCAGGCTCCCGCTTCGCTGACCTTCTTTGCCGATGAGCAAACCGACCGCGAAGTTTTCGGCATCACTGTTCCGCCAAGCCTGTTCCAAAACCTGAACTCGTTCTATATCATGATTTTCTCCCTGCCGATGGCTGTTTTCTGGGGCTTCCTGAACCGCCACAAGCTGGAACCAAGTTCACCGGTGAAGATGGCTTGGGGCCTTGTGCTGGTAGCTTTGGGCTATGTAGTCATTGAGTTTGCCGTAAAAGATTTGGCACCCGGCGTAAAAGTGAGCATGTTCTACCTAATTGGTTTGTACCTGTTGCACACACTTGGTGAACTTTGCCTCTCCCCTATTGGGCTGTCGCTGGTGAACAAACTGTCCCCTCCGAAGTTTATCTCCCTGTTGATGGCGGTTTGGTTCCTTGCACCTGCCATTGCCAACAAGGCTGCCGGTATGATTTCAGCCCTCTATCCCGAACCGGGCAAGAGTACCTTTTTCTTAGGTATTGAAATTACCAACCTGTACGAGTTTTTCCTTATCAACGTAGGGCTGTCAGGTGCTGCTGCAATTCTGTTATTCCTGATTGCCAAGCGTTTAGATAAAATGATGCACGGTATCAAATAAACTTTGCCTTGGGTAAATATTTATAGTAACTTTTCGGCAGTGGCTCAAAGCCCTGCCGATTGTTTTTTTACCATATGAAGATTCACGGTATTATAGCGGGCGCGCTGCTGCTTTTATCGGCAGGCTGCTCGCAAGCACAAAAACACGTACAACAAGACGCACAAGCACCTGCCGTGCAGGCTGTCCAACCGCGTGGGGGGCAGGATGTAAGCGCCTATCCCGAATTGAAAGCAGCCTTAGACACTATTCAGCGCCGCTTTGCACCCGACAAGCGCACCGAACCGTTTTTAACGGAAAGCCAAGCCAAAGGCGACTCGCTGCTCATCAGCATTGACGTAGGGAAAAGTGAAGCCAAGCGGACATTAGACAGCCTCTCCAACACACTGACGATACCTGTGCGTATCACCACTGTATTGTTGCCCGACCAATCGGTTGGCAATAAAGGATATGCAGTGGTCAATATATCTGTTTGCAATATCCGCAGCCGACCGGAGCACTCCGCCGAACTTGCCACGCAGGCACTGATGGGGATGCCGCTCAAAGTATGGAAAAAGAAAGGCGGCTGGTATCTGGTACAAACTCCCGACCACTACTTGGGCTGGGTAGATGGCGGCGGCATTGAGCGCATGACCCAGGCCGAAATGGCACAGTGGAAAGCCCGCAAAAAAGCCGTTTTTCTGCCGCTTTTCGGTATGGCCTACGAAAAACCCGATGTGCAGGCAGCAACCATTGCCGACCTGACAGCAGGTAATATTGTGGCCATATTGGCAGAAGCCAATGGCTTTGTGCAAATCGGATTCCCCGATGGCAGAAAGGCGTATGTACCTGATAATCAAATCAAAAAATCGGAAGAGTGGCTGGCAACAACCAAACCCTCAGAAGCTGCATTAGTCAGTACGGCACGCCGCATGATGGGTATCCCCTACTTATGGGGCGGCACTTCGCCCAAGGGAATGGATTGCAGCGGATTTACAAAAACGGTGTACTGGCTCAACGGGCTGATTATTCCGCGCGATGCCTCGCAACAAATTTGGGCAGGCGAAGAAGTGGATAATAAGCGTGATTTCTCCCGTTTGCGCCCGGGCGATTTGCTGTTTTTTGGCAAACCTGCTACCGACAGCACCGCCGAGAAAGTTATTCACGTAGGTATGTGGATTGGCAACGGAGAATTTATTCATGCTTCGGGCATGATTCGCGTCAGCAGCATGAACCCGAAAGCCGATAACTTTGACCAATACGAGTATGACCGCTACCTGCGCACCAAACGGCTGCTCAATGTCCCTAACGACAAGTACCTGATAACACCGGAAACGATATTAAAATAAAATCACCACCATCAGATATTATGCGCTATTGGATTGCTTGGGTTCTCCTGCTGCTTAGCAGCCATCTTGCAACTGCACAGAGTAACATACGTACCACGGACAGCATGATTGTCGCAGGTGCCGTTCGTCAGCCTGTGGTTATCACAACCGACCGACTGGCGGCTATGCAGTCCGTTGCTATTCCCGACCTGCAACTCATCAGCCACAGCGGTGCCATGCGCAACAAACTGACCCGACTGCAAGGCATCCCGTTGGTGCAATTGCTCGCCGATGTAGCCATAGATGTGCCTAACCCGAAGTTGCTCAGTGAATATTTCGTTGTACTCATTGCCACCGACGGCTACAAAGTGGTATTTTCGTGGAACGAGCTTTTTAATAACCCGCTGGGACAGTCTGTGTTCGTAGTAACGAGCGAAGGCGGCAAAAGCCTGCGGGAAATGGCTGACCGCCTGCTGGTTATCACCACATCAGATATTCACACCGGCAGACGGCACATCAAGTCGGTAGAAAAAATCATCATTCAACGTTTTGAATAAGCCTTTTATCTGTTTGACCTATGAAAATTACTTATTTCGGACACGCCTGTTTTCTGGTTGAGTTTGGAGGCAAAAAACTCTTGTTTGACCCGTTTATTACTGCCAATCCGCTGGCAAAAGGCATTGACTGGCAACAAATTAAGGCAGATTATATCCTGATTACGCATGGGCATCAAGACCACGTGCTGGATGTGGAAGCCATTGCAAAAAATACCGATGCCACACTGATTTCCAACTTTGAAATTATTACTTGGTTCAGCGAAAAAGGCCTGAAAAAAAGTCATTCCATGAATCATGGCGGGAAGTTCAGTTTTGACTTCGGCAGCGTAAAATACGTCAATGCAGTTCATTCCAGTGCTTTGCCCGATGGCAGCAACGGCGGCAACCCGGGCGGCTTTGTGATTTGGGGCAAAGACGGCTGTTTCTACGCAGCCGGCGACACTGCACTCACCGAAGACATGAAACTCATTCCGCTGACTTGTCCCAAACCCGATGTAGCTATTTTACCCATTGGCGATAATTTCACCATGGGCTATGAAGATGCTGCCATTGCTGCGGATTTTGTACAATGCAATAAAGTAATGGGCATACATTACAATACCTTCCCCCCTATCACCATTGATACGGCAAAAGCACAGGCACATTTTGCTGCCCAAGGCAAAGAACTGCTGCTGCCTGCCATTGGCGAAACAATTTCCGTGTAAGTTGGTATCTATACGCAAACCTGACGGGTTTTAGAAATCCGTCAGGTTTTAAATACCTGTTTTTCAAGAATTTACACAAAAGTATTTTCCCCAACCACTTGCGATTTTGTATATAAGAATTTGCAACGGATAAATCCCTGCACCATTGTTTCATGCTGTTTTGTCCTACTTTTTCCGAAATACCAATGCGCCGAAGGTTTGGTCGTCGCTGATAACTTCGTGGATAACTTCGTACTGCTCGGGCTTGGAAGTAAAATATTCGTAGGTCAGGCTTTCCTTGCGCAGTTCGGGGCGATACGAATAGTGCGAATCCCAAATGAACAGGCTGCCTTTGGGCGCTGCTTTGGCATTTGCATCTGTGATGAACTGCGGGCGTGTTTTAAACTCATAGCGCGTTCTGCCCAAGTAGTAATAGAACATATCGTGATGCAAATAGAGTGGAGGTTCGCCGTTGGCTTGTTCATAATTTTTGTACCACTCGGCCAATCGTTGGCAGGCAGCGTCTTCGCCCGAAAGTTTGATGGGGCGAACGGTAACTAATGCAGAAAGCACCATTAACCCGCTGATTGCCAGCCACTTCTGTTCTTGTTTCAAAGGAATGAGCAGTATGAGAATCCCCAACATGGTCAGTACGAAAGGCCGCCAGTCGCGTTCATCGGTAAAAACCACGTAGTTGTGCTCGTAGGTCATGAACAGGGCTACGACAATCGCCAGACCGCCCATAACATACAGCAACAGGTTTTTAGGTTGAAAATCGTTCCACCATTCTACGGCAAAGGCTGCCATAACCGCACCCAGCGGAGCAATTACCAACAAATAGCGCAAATTACCGCCACCCGAAGGGCCAATTTCTACTGCCTGCCAGTTGAAAATGCAATACATCAGGAAATACAAACCAAAAACCGACCAGACAATCGCATCAGGTTGTTTGAAAAGTTGGTCTATATTGCCGCCCGCTTTTTTGATTTTCATGGTCAGATAAACCACCGTCAGCAGCACTACCGGAGCACCATAGATAGTAATGGACATCAGGAAATAATGATTGAACCCTTTGCGGGGGAAAGCCCCGCCAATTTCGCCGCTCGATTTCAGAATCTGATTGAGCAGGTACAGCGGGTCGCCTGTGATAATCCAGCCCCACACATGTTGCAGCAGCGGAAAAGTGCCCAACAGAAAGGCCGCCACCCACTGCCGACGATAGGCCAGCAGCAAAAAGTACAGTCCGATAAACGGGTAAAACTCCTGACGGATAAATGCCACGTAACTCGCCGCCAACGCAGCCCCCGCCCACTTTTCTTTGAGATGCAGCCATATGGCGAGCGACAGCAGCAGGGCAGTAATAATTTCCGAATAGTTGCGGAAACCCAAGTTGAACCAAAGCGGCTGCAATGCCAAAGCGACAAAAGCCAAAGCAGGAATTTTGCTGCCCAACTTCTCGGCAATGCGGTAGGCCATCAAAGCCGTGAGTGCCGCTACCACACAGTTGAAAAAAGTTACGACACCCGAACCACCCAGTGCAGGCAATGCGTAAATAAGTTTGTAGCCGGGTTTTGCCCAGTTGCTCAAAATAGAGTTAGGGCTGAACCAAAAGCCCCTCATGGAAAGAAAGTGGGCGGCCTCATCTTGCTGATAAAACCCGTTTGCAGTGAACGAATAAGCAAAATAAATGAATGCCAACAGAGTGGTAGCCGTTAGGAGTTGTTGTTTGTTCCACATAGGTTTTTAGTTTTAACCACCTCAAAACCAATAACTTTGCTTGATTACTTTCAGAAAATAGACCACCCCTTTTTTGTCTCTCAGCTCATCAATGTACGCTTGGATGTGGTTGATATCGTCTAACAGTCTTTTTTTACGGGAGCGAAATTTGGCAGCGCTGAAATCGTATTTATAGGTCAGAAAATCGCTGATGATTTTTGCATCATCACTCTGCTGGGTATATTCCCAAAACTCTGTTTGCAGTTGGCTGAGTTGTTTGCGCAATACCTTGCAGTAGCGTTTCAGTTGCTCCTCTACTATGTCAGCCATTTTTTCCATGCCTTGCGAGTTGTGTTCCAATTGCAGGCGCATCAATTCGTAGAGGTCGTTGCGCTCATATGCCTGCGTTACTTTTTTCATCAGTTCGGTTTTTTCCTCGCGCACCTTCGGGTCGGATTCAAGGTCGGGATGCAGGGCTTTGGCCAGCGAGGTATAGATGCTGCGCACATCCTTGGCTTCCATTTGCGCCTCTTCTTTCATGCGCTTTTGGCGGGCTGTTTCTTTTTTGCTGCTCTTCTGCTCCGGCTCATCCCAATTACCGCCAAACGGATTTCCCGCCATGCGCTCGTGCATTCGCTCAAAAAAAGCCTCCGTTTTCTCTTCCGCATCTTCATCGTTGGGATTGAAACCAAACAGTTTTTCAAACAACTGATTGGCCATTTGCTCCCGTTCCTCCCGAAAAGCCATATCCTCTTCGGTTTCGTACTTTTCCAGCAATGAATCTACAAATTCATCGTCCAACACTTCCGACAACTGCTCGGCTTCATTGAGAATGAAAGCGGCCAGCGTTTTCTTTTGCCCTTTGGTAAGCGACATGGTATCGTGTATCTCATCCAATCGGTGAAGCCATGCCAATTGTTTTTCCTTTAACTCGGCAAACAGCGGCGCCAATTCGGTGAGGACTTTATCACGGGTTTTCTGCACAACAGCCTTCACACGCTCCATTTCGCGTTTGGTCTGCTCAATGGACTGCACCAAGCGATTAAATTCGCGTTGTGTGGCGTTGAGTGCTTTATCGTTGCCGGGTTGAATGCTGAGAATTATTTCGCGGGAATCTGCCTGAGGCTCATCTGCGATTTGCTGATTAACTGCTTTGGTCTTTCTGGGCATCGCTTTTTATTTCTTCAAAACTACAACTTTTATGGGGACATCCTGCAATGGCCAATAGCCCTCGTCGGTTTCCAGCGATGCAATTTTGTCCACTATCTCCATACCGTCAATCACTTCGCCGAATACGGTATGTTCGCCGTCCAAATGGGGAGCTCCGGCCGCTTTGGCATATGCTGCACGCTGTGCGGGTGTTACTTTGAAGTTGTTTTCTCGTGCGGTGGCCTCCAATTCGGCTGCCGTATAGCGCACCCCTTGTACTATGTAAAAATCGTGTGAGGCAGAGCGTTTAGCAGGATTGTCCTTGTATTCCCGCGCCATTGCCAATGCCCCGCGCACGTGCAGATGCTTCTCACTGATTTCCGAAGGGATGGTGTACTTGCCAATATTCATTACGGGCTTTTCGGAACCGCCCCCCTGAATCATAAAACCTTTGATGACTCGGTAAAATTCGGTTTTATCAAAGTAGCCCATTTTGGCAAGGCGAATAAAATTGGCGCGATGCAACGGCGTATCATCGTACAGCCTCAGGCGAATATTACCCATTGGTGTTTGTATTTCTACCTCATTTTCAGGGTTTTCTGCGCCGTATCGGGTGAGTTCTGCCACTACGTTTTGCTCGTTCAGTTCAGGGAAAATAGGAGCAGCGGTTTTGGCTTTGCCCGATTTTTCGGCCTGCCGTTGCGCCACCGCGCGACGCTCCGCAGGGCTTTTGCTCTCACAGGCCGCCAACAAACCTGCAACCAGTGCCCAATAAATCAGTCGGTTCATACTGCTTTCTTTTAAATGCCAAATTTATCCCAATTTTTGGCTTGCCGAAATACAAGTCGGGCTACTCCTTCCAATGCTCCAAAGAAGCAATCAGCTCAGAAAGTTGTTGCTTGTTCAACAACGACACGCTTACGGGAGGATAAGGCAACAAAGAAAACCGCTCGTGGATTAGTAAAATCAGCACTTTGCTCAGGCCGTAGTTGTAGCTGTTCAGTTCGTAGTCCCTGAACTCATCTTTGCGAATTTCAATAATTTTACCGATTCGCTTTACAAAAGGAAAGGGCAACAAATTGTAGAAATGCAGCCTGATAACCTGATTATCATTTTCGTAGCGGATGTAGGCAGGCTTTACGATGAAAAAAATACCGGTAATAAAAATGACAATGGCAAAAATCAGGATGCGAAAGGCCGGCAGACTCATACCGAGCGACTCCCGAAAAAAGATAAGCACCAGCGGAAAAAGGAAGGCCAACGCTGCTACCAAATAAAAACGGCGCACCTGACTGATGTTATCTATAAATGTATGCATCTGTTGGGCTTTTCGTTCCGGATAATTTCAAAATTAAGCAATAAATTGTCAAACACTTATAACGCAAGCTAAAATGGCACAACTCCCCGAAAAACCAACCCTTGCTGATTATCAGGCATATATGGAGCAAGTCTGCGAAGAACGCGGCTGGGCAAAAAATACGGCACTGGAACTTTTCCTGCTTTTTTCCGAAGAAGTGGGCGAACTGGCCAAAGCCATCCGCCGCCATCATCAACTCTACATAGAACCCGCCAAAGCACATAAACAGCCCAACTTGGCCGAGGAGTTTGCAGATGTGTTCGGCTATTTATTAGATTTAGCCAACCATTTCGGAATAGACCTTGAAAAGGCTTTCCGCGACAAAGAAGTTATTAACAGCCAACGAACTTGGAACTAACCCATGAACACCAACCTACGCATCCGCCTTTCTGCCATGATGTTCCTCCAATTTTTTGTATGGGGGGCATGGTACGGTCAAATGAGCAAGTATATGTTTACCCAACTCAACGCTACGGGCGCACAGGTGGGTAGTGCCTATGCTGCTTTTTCCATTGCAATGATTGCCGCTCCTTTTTTCATCGGTATGATTGCCGACCGATATTTTGCCGCCCAAAAGGTATTGGGCGTGCTGAATTTGTTGGGTGCGGGGTTGCTATTCTGGCTGACGCAAATCGGTGATGCCGATAATTTCTACTGGGTTATGCTGGCCTATTGCCTCACCTTTGCCCCCACCATTTCATTGGTTAATGCCATTGCCATGCGGCATATCAGCAACCCCGAGCGCGATTTTCCCGGGCTGCGTGTGCTGGGCACCATCTCGTGGATAGCTGTTACCAACTTGATTGGTTTCTGGGGTTTAGGCGATAAAGTAGCTATCTTCCAGATTGCAATGGCGGCGGCAGTGGTGCAAGGGCTCTTTGCCTTCCTTTTACCCGACACCCCTCCCAAAGCTACGGATGAAGTGAGTTTTGCCAAAATACTCGGTGCAGATGCATTCGTGCTGCTCCGCGACCGTTCTTATCTGATGTTCTTTATTGCTTCCATTCTCATCTGTATTCCGCTATCTTTTTACTATGCAATGGCTAACCCCGCACTGACCGATGCAGGCATGACTAATGTGGAAAACAAAATGTCGCTGGGGCAGGCTTCCGAAGTACTGTTTATGCTGCTTATCCCGCTGGCGTTTGCGCGGTTGGGAGTTAAATGGATGCTTATGGTGGGGCTGATTGCATGGATTGTGCGGTTCGTATGCTTTGCTTATGGCGATGCAGGCACGGGCGAATGGCTGTTTCTGGTAGCTATTCTGCTGCACGGCGTTTGTTTTGACTTTTTCTTTGTAACAGGACAGATTTATACCGATGCCAAAGCAGGCGATGCCATTAAGTCGCAGGCACAGGGGCTTATTTCGCTGGCCACTTACGGTGTAGGCATGTACATTGGCTCGCTGCTGTCCGGCAAAATCACCGACCTTTACACCACCAATGGTGTAAAAGACTGGGCAAGCATCTGGCTTGTTCCCGCAGGTATTGCCGCTGTGGTGCTGGTGTTCTTTGTACTGCTTTTCAAAGAAAAATCCGACCAAAACCGAACGCGGGTAAGTAAGGGGGCAAGTTTAAGCACACCTACCTAATATTTACCACAAGTGCACAAGAACACAAAAATCTTATGTATTTGCTATTTGTGTTCTTATGGTGGATTAAACGTCAAGTAATGTAGTGGGATATAATTTGCTCGCCTGATTAAATGACGGGGCTATGCTGACTGTTGCTCCGAAATCCCCAATCCGATATGCTTAACTATCGTTTCTCAATGATTAGTACAAAAGTGCCGTTTCGGCGGTAGAGTTTGGGCTCATCTTTGGGCGGATAGTACTTGTACACAATTTCCATCGGTTCGGTTACAATGTCCGTATTAAGGCTGCTCATCAAGGCCCCCTCGGGCTTTACGCCACTCGTATCTATTTGGCTGCCAAATACTTTTTTCAGAAAAGCCTTCCAGCCGTTGAGTGTTTTGAGTTGTGGTTTTTGAGCCGAAGCCAACCGATTGGCAAAGGCAAAATACAGGTAATAGCCCAGCGTACCGGCCAAAAGCCCCTTTAAATCTTTGGTTTTGTGCAACTTCAACGGAATTTGCAAATCAATGCAGTGCACCATTGTACCACCCGGTTTGAGCATTTGTTCCATGTGGCGGAATACATCTGCCATTGCCTCCGCAGGCACGTGCTCTAAGGTGGATACCGTAAAAATCAGGTCGTAGTAATTCAACGGAATTTGAGTGGAAGCAAAATTTCCCGCACGGTCAAAAATATAGCGCACGTCGGGATTGCGTTGCAGCAGGGTTTCGCGTTCGCCCCAACGGCTCCACATCTCCGCCTCGCCGCTTTCTACGCCGAAATCGTCTATCACGTGCACCTCGCAGCCGAATTGTGTGGCTATGTGTTGCGGCAAATCGCTGTAAGCACCGCCGATTTCCACCACCTTCATACCGGGCTTCAATTGGCAGTTTTCCAATATAAACGGCCGATTATGCCCTTTAATGCCCCAGTCGGCGAAAGGAACGCCCTTGCGGTGCATTTCCATCAGTTCGGTAACAGTACCCCAGCGAAGCTCTTTCAGATACAACATAAAAGCGTGTGCCCATTCGTTTGCGGCAGCAAAAGTAGCCGAAATCTTTACGATTGCTGATTATTTTTCAACTTATTCAAGTATGCACCCAATTGCTCAATCAGGTGGTTAGAAATACCGATGTCTTCGCGGTTTTCTTCAAAATAGCCGCGAGCGGTTTGTACATAGTCTAGAAAACCCTGCCTGTCCTTTTGTACGATGAGTTGATAAAGCGCTTCCACTTCGCGACGGAAAATATCCAACACCTTGGGTACAAACTCGTTATACATCTGAATATCGGCATACAGCCCCGCATCCTGCAACACATAGCGCGAAAAGAAGATGAGAAAAATCCGATACGGAGGCGATGCTACGTCGCGGATGATGCCTAACTGATTGCCCAGCGTGTTGAGCGTTTTGGCACTGGCAAATACATTGAAATGGTTCAACCCCTGCACCACACCCATGACCTCGTCGTGGTGCAGATAGTCCATATCAAAGCAGCGGGCTTGGTGCGCGGTAAACAATTGACGCAATTCGGTTTCCCATGCATTGCTGCCGTTCAGGTAATTAAACAAAACAACCTGCCCTTTCAGATGCCGCAACATGGGGCTGAACATGGGATGAACGGACAAAAAATCTGCCTGCACTTCGGGATGCTGTGCCTGTAACTTCTTGTAATGGTCTATGATAAACTTTTTGACGCTGCAAACTTCCACGATGGTTTTACCGTTGGCATAGGGGTAGATTTCGCCTAAAACGGCGCACATTGC contains:
- a CDS encoding peptide MFS transporter — protein: MNQQNVSQRHPNALYLLFASEMWERFSYYGMRAVLVLYLTKALAFDKVVASNLYGGYVGLVYLTPLIGGFVADRFWGNRRSILVGGILMALGQFSLFTSAMFREVEGFGVISLFTGLGLMIVGNGFFKPNISSMVGSLYAPNDSRRDSAYTIFYLGINIGAFLGNLITSTVGDTGNPDDFKWAFLAVGIAMTLGTLIFQWGKDRYLYSWEGNPVGMTPADSPGVKQVYFWLPVLLLVSLGVLYIDAFVYNIVFPILIVSALVIAYIVFADKSLTSVDREKVAVIFIVSFFVIFFWATFEQAPASLTFFADEQTDREVFGITVPPSLFQNLNSFYIMIFSLPMAVFWGFLNRHKLEPSSPVKMAWGLVLVALGYVVIEFAVKDLAPGVKVSMFYLIGLYLLHTLGELCLSPIGLSLVNKLSPPKFISLLMAVWFLAPAIANKAAGMISALYPEPGKSTFFLGIEITNLYEFFLINVGLSGAAAILLFLIAKRLDKMMHGIK
- a CDS encoding C40 family peptidase, coding for MKIHGIIAGALLLLSAGCSQAQKHVQQDAQAPAVQAVQPRGGQDVSAYPELKAALDTIQRRFAPDKRTEPFLTESQAKGDSLLISIDVGKSEAKRTLDSLSNTLTIPVRITTVLLPDQSVGNKGYAVVNISVCNIRSRPEHSAELATQALMGMPLKVWKKKGGWYLVQTPDHYLGWVDGGGIERMTQAEMAQWKARKKAVFLPLFGMAYEKPDVQAATIADLTAGNIVAILAEANGFVQIGFPDGRKAYVPDNQIKKSEEWLATTKPSEAALVSTARRMMGIPYLWGGTSPKGMDCSGFTKTVYWLNGLIIPRDASQQIWAGEEVDNKRDFSRLRPGDLLFFGKPATDSTAEKVIHVGMWIGNGEFIHASGMIRVSSMNPKADNFDQYEYDRYLRTKRLLNVPNDKYLITPETILK
- a CDS encoding metal-dependent hydrolase, translated to MKITYFGHACFLVEFGGKKLLFDPFITANPLAKGIDWQQIKADYILITHGHQDHVLDVEAIAKNTDATLISNFEIITWFSEKGLKKSHSMNHGGKFSFDFGSVKYVNAVHSSALPDGSNGGNPGGFVIWGKDGCFYAAGDTALTEDMKLIPLTCPKPDVAILPIGDNFTMGYEDAAIAADFVQCNKVMGIHYNTFPPITIDTAKAQAHFAAQGKELLLPAIGETISV
- a CDS encoding DUF2029 domain-containing protein, which translates into the protein MWNKQQLLTATTLLAFIYFAYSFTANGFYQQDEAAHFLSMRGFWFSPNSILSNWAKPGYKLIYALPALGGSGVVTFFNCVVAALTALMAYRIAEKLGSKIPALAFVALALQPLWFNLGFRNYSEIITALLLSLAIWLHLKEKWAGAALAASYVAFIRQEFYPFIGLYFLLLAYRRQWVAAFLLGTFPLLQHVWGWIITGDPLYLLNQILKSSGEIGGAFPRKGFNHYFLMSITIYGAPVVLLTVVYLTMKIKKAGGNIDQLFKQPDAIVWSVFGLYFLMYCIFNWQAVEIGPSGGGNLRYLLVIAPLGAVMAAFAVEWWNDFQPKNLLLYVMGGLAIVVALFMTYEHNYVVFTDERDWRPFVLTMLGILILLIPLKQEQKWLAISGLMVLSALVTVRPIKLSGEDAACQRLAEWYKNYEQANGEPPLYLHHDMFYYYLGRTRYEFKTRPQFITDANAKAAPKGSLFIWDSHYSYRPELRKESLTYEYFTSKPEQYEVIHEVISDDQTFGALVFRKK
- a CDS encoding peptidylprolyl isomerase, yielding MNRLIYWALVAGLLAACESKSPAERRAVAQRQAEKSGKAKTAAPIFPELNEQNVVAELTRYGAENPENEVEIQTPMGNIRLRLYDDTPLHRANFIRLAKMGYFDKTEFYRVIKGFMIQGGGSEKPVMNIGKYTIPSEISEKHLHVRGALAMAREYKDNPAKRSASHDFYIVQGVRYTAAELEATARENNFKVTPAQRAAYAKAAGAPHLDGEHTVFGEVIDGMEIVDKIASLETDEGYWPLQDVPIKVVVLKK
- a CDS encoding MazG nucleotide pyrophosphohydrolase domain-containing protein, translated to MAQLPEKPTLADYQAYMEQVCEERGWAKNTALELFLLFSEEVGELAKAIRRHHQLYIEPAKAHKQPNLAEEFADVFGYLLDLANHFGIDLEKAFRDKEVINSQRTWN
- a CDS encoding nucleoside permease, which produces MNTNLRIRLSAMMFLQFFVWGAWYGQMSKYMFTQLNATGAQVGSAYAAFSIAMIAAPFFIGMIADRYFAAQKVLGVLNLLGAGLLFWLTQIGDADNFYWVMLAYCLTFAPTISLVNAIAMRHISNPERDFPGLRVLGTISWIAVTNLIGFWGLGDKVAIFQIAMAAAVVQGLFAFLLPDTPPKATDEVSFAKILGADAFVLLRDRSYLMFFIASILICIPLSFYYAMANPALTDAGMTNVENKMSLGQASEVLFMLLIPLAFARLGVKWMLMVGLIAWIVRFVCFAYGDAGTGEWLFLVAILLHGVCFDFFFVTGQIYTDAKAGDAIKSQAQGLISLATYGVGMYIGSLLSGKITDLYTTNGVKDWASIWLVPAGIAAVVLVFFVLLFKEKSDQNRTRVSKGASLSTPT
- a CDS encoding class I SAM-dependent methyltransferase, producing the protein MLYLKELRWGTVTELMEMHRKGVPFADWGIKGHNRPFILENCQLKPGMKVVEIGGAYSDLPQHIATQFGCEVHVIDDFGVESGEAEMWSRWGERETLLQRNPDVRYIFDRAGNFASTQIPLNYYDLIFTVSTLEHVPAEAMADVFRHMEQMLKPGGTMVHCIDLQIPLKLHKTKDLKGLLAGTLGYYLYFAFANRLASAQKPQLKTLNGWKAFLKKVFGSQIDTSGVKPEGALMSSLNTDIVTEPMEIVYKYYPPKDEPKLYRRNGTFVLIIEKR
- a CDS encoding prephenate dehydrogenase/arogenate dehydrogenase family protein; translated protein: MRIKKIGVIGGSRGLGSWLVKFFAENGYPVLFSSADEHSQVADNRSLSEWADVIFVAVPIGAMCAVLGEIYPYANGKTIVEVCSVKKFIIDHYKKLQAQHPEVQADFLSVHPMFSPMLRHLKGQVVLFNYLNGSNAWETELRQLFTAHQARCFDMDYLHHDEVMGVVQGLNHFNVFASAKTLNTLGNQLGIIRDVASPPYRIFLIFFSRYVLQDAGLYADIQMYNEFVPKVLDIFRREVEALYQLIVQKDRQGFLDYVQTARGYFEENREDIGISNHLIEQLGAYLNKLKNNQQS